One genomic region from Zalophus californianus isolate mZalCal1 chromosome 14, mZalCal1.pri.v2, whole genome shotgun sequence encodes:
- the LOC113913300 gene encoding U6 snRNA-associated Sm-like protein LSm3, which yields MADDMDQQQTTNTVEEPLDLIRLSLDEQIYVKMRNDRELRGRLHAYDQHLNMILGDVEETVTTIEIDEETYEEIYKSTKRNIPMLFVRGDGDVLVALL from the coding sequence ATGGCGGACGACATGGACCAGCAACAAACTACCAACACCGTAGAAGAGCCCCTGGATCTCATCAGGCTCAGCCTGGATGAgcaaatttatgtgaaaatgagaaatgacagaGAGCTTCGAGGCAGATTACATGCTTATGATCAGCATTTAAATATGATATTGGGAGATGTGGAAGAAACTGTGACTACTATAGAAATTGATGAGGAAACATACGAAGAGATATATAAATCAACAAAACGGAATATTCCAATGCTTTTTGTCCGGGGAGATGGTGATGTACTAGTTGCCCTCCTTTAA